One window of Ciconia boyciana chromosome 10, ASM3463844v1, whole genome shotgun sequence genomic DNA carries:
- the C10H2orf88 gene encoding small membrane A-kinase anchor protein has protein sequence MGCVKSKDAFPGSNAIQDERIGEGNEGCTGEKSSLIAVRVDEKGPSSTVVLDYAHRLSREIVDQAVKQWAVTESKYSDIPYIESDVP, from the coding sequence ATGGGATGCGTCAAATCCAAGGATGCCTTTCCAGGTTCAAACGCTATCCAGGATGAAAGGATCGGGGAAGGTAATGAAGGATGCACTGGGGAGAAATCATCACTGATAGCAGTGAGGGTGGATGAGAAAGGTCCATCAAGCACTGTAGTGCTAGACTATGCACACCGTCTCTCCCGTGAAATTGTTGATCAGGCGGTGAAACAGTGGGCAGTGACGGAAAGCAAATACAGTGACATCCCTTATATTGAAAGTGATGTGCCCTGA